The Janthinobacterium lividum genome has a window encoding:
- a CDS encoding acyl-CoA dehydrogenase C-terminal domain-containing protein, which produces MGQYVAPIRDMQFVLHEFLQVEEELKQMPSYADVDADIINQVLEEGGKFTSEVLFPLNHSGDREGCHHDPVTKSVTTPKGFKEAYKQYVEGGWAALACDPEYGGQGLPVVLNNSFYEMLNSSNQAWSMYPGLSHGAYECLKEHGTDHQKEVYLPKLVSGEWTGTMCLTEPHCGTDLGLLRSKALPEADGSWTITGNKIFISAGEHDMAENILHLVLARVPDAPEGSKGISLFLVPKFLPNADGTVGERNPITCGAIEEKMGIHGNSTCQMNLDGAKGWIIGQPNKGLNAMFVFMNAARLGVGMQSLGLTEIAYQNALIYAKDRTQMRSLSGIKNPELPADRIIVHPDVRRMLLTGKAYAEGARAFTSYVALQIDRELHHPDADVRKEAADEVALLTPVIKAFITDNAWIATSDAMQVFGGHGYISEWGMEQYVRDARINMIYEGTNTIQSLDLLGRKILGDNGAKLRKFGEKIKAFVEDNGTDEAMSEFVTPLGDLGDKVTKLTMEIGMKAFQNPDEVGAACVPYLRVVGHMIYSYLFAQMAKIALEKESSGDKFYTAKLATARFYFARLQPETATLIRQARSGSANLMALDADLF; this is translated from the coding sequence ATGGGTCAATACGTCGCGCCAATCCGGGATATGCAATTCGTCCTGCATGAGTTCCTGCAAGTGGAAGAAGAACTGAAGCAAATGCCGTCGTACGCCGACGTCGACGCCGACATCATCAACCAGGTGCTGGAAGAGGGCGGCAAATTCACCTCCGAAGTATTGTTCCCGCTGAACCACTCCGGCGACCGCGAAGGCTGCCACCATGACCCCGTCACGAAAAGCGTGACCACGCCGAAAGGCTTTAAAGAAGCCTACAAGCAGTACGTCGAAGGCGGCTGGGCGGCCTTGGCTTGCGATCCGGAATACGGCGGCCAGGGCTTGCCTGTCGTGCTGAACAATTCGTTCTATGAAATGCTGAACTCGTCGAACCAGGCCTGGTCCATGTACCCTGGCCTGTCGCACGGCGCCTACGAGTGCCTGAAGGAACACGGCACCGACCACCAGAAGGAAGTCTACCTGCCGAAACTGGTGTCGGGCGAATGGACGGGCACCATGTGCCTGACCGAACCGCACTGCGGCACCGATCTGGGCCTGCTGCGCTCGAAAGCGCTGCCTGAGGCGGACGGTTCCTGGACCATCACCGGCAACAAGATCTTCATCTCGGCCGGCGAGCACGACATGGCGGAAAACATCCTGCACCTGGTGCTGGCCCGCGTGCCGGACGCACCGGAAGGCTCGAAAGGCATCTCGCTGTTCCTGGTACCGAAATTCCTGCCGAACGCGGATGGCACGGTCGGTGAGCGCAACCCGATCACCTGCGGCGCCATCGAAGAAAAAATGGGCATCCACGGCAACTCGACCTGCCAGATGAACCTGGACGGCGCGAAAGGCTGGATCATCGGCCAGCCGAACAAGGGCCTCAACGCCATGTTCGTCTTCATGAACGCGGCCCGTCTGGGCGTGGGCATGCAGTCGCTGGGCCTGACGGAAATCGCTTACCAGAACGCGCTGATCTACGCCAAGGACCGCACGCAAATGCGTTCGCTGTCCGGCATCAAGAACCCGGAACTGCCGGCCGACCGCATCATCGTGCACCCTGACGTGCGCCGCATGCTGTTGACGGGCAAAGCCTACGCCGAAGGCGCGCGCGCTTTCACCTCGTACGTGGCGCTGCAGATCGACCGCGAACTGCACCATCCTGACGCCGACGTACGCAAGGAAGCGGCCGACGAAGTGGCGCTGCTGACGCCCGTTATCAAGGCCTTCATCACCGACAACGCCTGGATCGCCACCTCGGACGCGATGCAGGTATTCGGTGGCCACGGCTACATCTCGGAATGGGGCATGGAACAGTATGTGCGCGACGCGCGCATCAACATGATCTACGAAGGCACGAACACGATCCAGTCGCTGGATCTGCTGGGCCGCAAGATCCTGGGCGACAACGGCGCCAAGCTGCGCAAGTTCGGCGAAAAGATCAAGGCCTTCGTCGAAGACAACGGCACCGATGAAGCGATGAGCGAATTCGTCACGCCACTGGGCGACCTGGGCGACAAAGTCACCAAGCTGACCATGGAAATTGGCATGAAGGCCTTCCAGAATCCGGACGAAGTGGGCGCGGCATGCGTGCCTTACCTGCGCGTCGTCGGCCACATGATCTACAGCTATCTGTTCGCGCAGATGGCCAAGATCGCCCTCGAAAAAGAGTCCAGCGGCGACAAGTTCTACACCGCCAAACTGGCTACCGCACGTTTCTACTTCGCCCGCTTGCAGCCTGAGACGGCAACCCTGATCCGTCAGGCGCGTTCCGGTTCGGCCAACCTGATGGCACTCGACGCAGACCTGTTCTAA
- a CDS encoding TetR/AcrR family transcriptional regulator, protein MRKGELTRAAILDVALDLSSRDGLEGLTIGLLADKMNMSKSGVFAHFGSREDLQMEVLKLYHYRFEQEVFFPSMKEPRGIQRLQSMFARWVKRVSVEIASGCIYISGAVEYDDRPGPIREALVAMVRAWQGALLRCVEQSIATGDLKADTDAQQLVYEMYGLILALHHDARFLRVPGSIERAQAGFIRLLASYQNSVTSK, encoded by the coding sequence ATGCGCAAGGGCGAACTGACCCGTGCAGCCATCCTCGACGTGGCGCTGGACCTGTCCAGCCGCGACGGACTGGAAGGCCTGACCATTGGGCTGCTTGCGGACAAAATGAACATGAGCAAGTCGGGCGTGTTTGCCCACTTTGGCTCGCGTGAGGACTTGCAGATGGAAGTGCTGAAGCTTTACCACTATCGTTTCGAGCAAGAAGTCTTTTTCCCCAGCATGAAAGAACCACGCGGTATCCAGCGCCTGCAATCGATGTTTGCGCGCTGGGTCAAGCGGGTCAGCGTGGAAATCGCCTCCGGCTGCATCTATATCAGCGGCGCCGTCGAGTATGACGACCGTCCCGGTCCCATCCGCGAGGCCCTGGTGGCCATGGTACGGGCCTGGCAGGGCGCGCTGCTGCGCTGTGTCGAGCAATCGATCGCCACGGGCGACCTGAAAGCGGACACGGACGCGCAGCAGCTGGTGTACGAGATGTATGGCCTGATCCTGGCCCTGCATCACGACGCGCGCTTCCTGCGCGTGCCGGGCAGCATCGAACGGGCGCAAGCGGGCTTTATCCGCCTGCTGGCGTCGTACCAGAATTCCGTCACAAGCAAATAA
- a CDS encoding RNA-binding S4 domain-containing protein produces MNEMTTVRLDKWLWAARFFKTRSLASEAVDTGKVKVGGERVKPARSLRVGDELAIDNGAETWEVAVLGLSDKRGAAPVARLLYGETPASIARREQLAEERKLFREPGTTIKGRPTKRDRRQLSKAGDLS; encoded by the coding sequence ATGAACGAGATGACAACGGTAAGGCTGGACAAATGGCTGTGGGCGGCGCGCTTCTTCAAGACGCGCTCGCTGGCCAGCGAAGCTGTCGACACGGGTAAAGTAAAAGTGGGCGGCGAGCGCGTAAAACCGGCGCGCAGCCTGCGCGTGGGCGACGAACTGGCCATCGACAATGGCGCGGAGACATGGGAGGTGGCCGTGCTGGGCCTGTCCGACAAGCGCGGCGCGGCGCCCGTGGCGCGCTTGCTGTATGGGGAAACACCGGCCAGCATCGCCCGCCGTGAGCAGCTGGCCGAGGAGCGCAAGCTGTTCCGCGAGCCGGGCACCACCATCAAGGGGAGGCCGACCAAGCGCGACCGCCGTCAACTGAGCAAGGCAGGCGACCTTTCCTGA
- a CDS encoding endonuclease/exonuclease/phosphatase family protein, with protein MKIRVATYNIHKGVSSVRGLPRVHALKQAIALFNADVVFLQEVQGKHDRNAARFGAEKNGHKHWPEASQHEFFAGAEHHSAYGMNAVYDHGHHGNALLSKFPIASQTNHDVSDHAYEQRGILHCVLQTPQADVHCYVVHLGLFESGRGRQAQALIDAVMESAPNGEPVIIAGDFNDWRNTLSDKLRNALGVVEVFDQRASNSALGDLVRTLARRQTKPPVPVPARTFPAALPWFRLDRIYVRGFHVEGAQVMHGTLWAKLSDHAPIVAALKLA; from the coding sequence ATGAAAATCCGCGTAGCAACTTATAATATTCACAAGGGTGTCTCCTCCGTGCGGGGCTTGCCCAGGGTTCACGCATTGAAGCAGGCGATCGCTCTCTTCAATGCCGATGTCGTCTTTTTGCAGGAAGTGCAAGGCAAGCATGACCGCAATGCGGCCCGCTTTGGCGCCGAGAAAAACGGCCACAAGCATTGGCCGGAAGCATCGCAGCATGAATTCTTTGCCGGCGCCGAGCACCATTCCGCGTATGGCATGAATGCCGTGTATGACCATGGCCACCATGGCAATGCCTTGCTCAGCAAGTTCCCCATCGCCTCGCAAACCAACCACGATGTCTCCGACCATGCCTACGAGCAGCGCGGCATCCTGCATTGCGTGCTCCAGACACCGCAGGCCGACGTGCATTGCTATGTGGTGCACCTGGGCCTGTTCGAATCGGGACGCGGGCGCCAGGCGCAGGCGTTGATCGACGCCGTCATGGAATCGGCGCCGAACGGCGAACCCGTCATCATCGCCGGCGACTTCAACGACTGGCGCAATACGCTTAGCGACAAGCTGCGCAATGCGCTCGGTGTGGTGGAAGTGTTCGACCAGCGCGCATCGAACTCGGCGCTGGGCGACCTGGTGCGCACCCTGGCGCGGCGCCAGACGAAGCCACCCGTGCCCGTACCGGCGCGCACCTTTCCCGCCGCCTTGCCATGGTTCCGCCTGGACCGCATCTATGTGCGCGGTTTCCACGTGGAAGGCGCGCAAGTGATGCATGGCACCTTGTGGGCCAAACTGTCGGACCACGCGCCGATCGTTGCCGCTTTAAAACTCGCGTAG
- the nudB gene encoding dihydroneopterin triphosphate diphosphatase, which yields MTHKIPVSVLVVIHTADLDVLLIERAGQPGFWQSVTGSVDAVDEALLQTAARELAEETGIVVDGHEIVLRDWNLSNVYEIYPIWRHRYAPGVMRNTEHVFSVQVPRDIAITLSPREHLQYAWLPYLAAADRCFSSSNAEAILQLPAMTGLARPT from the coding sequence ATGACTCATAAAATTCCTGTTTCCGTGCTGGTCGTCATCCATACGGCTGACCTTGACGTCTTGCTGATCGAGCGCGCGGGCCAACCCGGTTTCTGGCAATCGGTGACGGGTTCCGTCGATGCCGTCGACGAAGCGCTGCTGCAGACGGCCGCGCGCGAATTGGCTGAAGAAACCGGCATCGTTGTCGATGGGCACGAGATCGTGCTGCGCGACTGGAACTTGTCGAATGTGTACGAGATCTATCCGATCTGGCGCCACCGCTATGCGCCCGGCGTGATGCGCAACACGGAACACGTGTTCAGCGTGCAAGTGCCGCGCGACATCGCCATTACCCTGAGTCCGCGCGAACACTTGCAGTACGCGTGGCTACCCTATCTGGCGGCGGCCGACCGCTGTTTCTCGTCGTCCAACGCGGAAGCGATTTTGCAATTGCCGGCCATGACGGGCCTGGCGCGCCCCACCTGA
- the aspS gene encoding aspartate--tRNA ligase, whose protein sequence is MRTEYCGLVTEAMLGQTVSLCGWVHRRRDHGSLIFIDLRDREGLVQIVCNPEQAEMFKVAEAVRNEFCLRVTGVVTNRIEGTINNNLKSGKIEVVCSELEVLNPSVPVPFQLDDDNLSETTRLTHRVLDLRRPQMQNNLRLRYKVTMEVRKYLDALGFIDIETPMLTKSTPEGARDYLVPSRVNAGSFFALPQSPQLFKQLLMVANFDRYYQITKCFRDEDLRADRQPEFTQIDCETSFLTEQEIRDLFEDMIRVVFKNTLNIDLPNPFPVMDFAEAMGLYGSDKPDMRVKLAFTDLTEVMKSVEFKVFNGAANMKGGRVVALRVPQGGSMPRSEIDAYTQFVAIYGAKGLAYIKVNEKAKGPEGLQSPIVKFLPADVLATILEQTGAQDGDLIFFGADKAKVVNDAIGALRVKIGHSEFGKKAGLFEDVWKPLWVVDFPMFEHDEEADRWTATHHPFTAPKDGHEDMLESDPGACIAKAYDMVLNGWELGGGSIRIHREEVQSKVFRALKIDAEEAQLKFGFLLDALQYGAPPHGGLAFGLDRIVTMMTGSESIRDVIAFPKTQRAQDLLTHAPSEVDEKQLRELHIRLRSAEPKVV, encoded by the coding sequence ATGCGTACTGAATACTGCGGCCTCGTTACCGAAGCCATGCTGGGACAAACCGTCAGCCTGTGCGGCTGGGTACATCGCCGCCGCGACCACGGCAGCCTGATTTTCATCGACTTGCGCGACCGTGAAGGCCTGGTGCAAATCGTCTGCAACCCGGAACAAGCGGAGATGTTCAAGGTCGCCGAAGCCGTGCGCAACGAATTCTGCCTGCGCGTGACGGGCGTCGTGACCAACCGTATCGAAGGCACCATCAACAACAACCTGAAGTCCGGCAAGATCGAAGTGGTCTGCTCGGAGCTGGAAGTGCTGAACCCTTCCGTGCCCGTGCCGTTCCAGCTGGACGACGACAACCTGTCGGAAACGACGCGTTTGACGCACCGCGTGCTGGACCTGCGCCGCCCGCAAATGCAAAACAACCTGCGCCTGCGCTACAAGGTGACGATGGAAGTGCGCAAGTACCTCGACGCGCTGGGCTTCATCGACATCGAAACGCCGATGCTGACCAAGTCCACGCCAGAAGGCGCGCGCGATTACCTGGTGCCGTCGCGCGTCAACGCGGGCAGCTTCTTCGCCTTGCCGCAATCGCCGCAATTGTTCAAGCAACTGTTGATGGTCGCCAACTTCGACCGTTACTACCAGATCACCAAGTGCTTCCGCGACGAAGACTTGCGCGCTGACCGCCAGCCTGAATTCACGCAGATCGACTGCGAAACCTCGTTCCTGACGGAACAGGAAATCCGCGACCTGTTCGAAGACATGATCCGCGTCGTCTTCAAGAACACCTTGAACATCGACTTGCCGAACCCGTTCCCGGTGATGGATTTTGCCGAAGCGATGGGTTTGTACGGTTCCGACAAGCCGGACATGCGCGTCAAGCTGGCCTTCACGGACTTGACCGAAGTCATGAAGTCGGTCGAGTTCAAGGTCTTCAACGGCGCGGCCAACATGAAGGGCGGCCGCGTGGTGGCCCTGCGCGTACCGCAAGGCGGCAGCATGCCCCGTTCGGAAATCGACGCCTACACCCAGTTCGTCGCCATCTACGGCGCCAAGGGCCTCGCCTACATCAAGGTCAACGAGAAAGCCAAGGGTCCTGAAGGCTTGCAGTCGCCGATCGTCAAGTTCCTGCCTGCCGACGTGCTGGCCACGATCCTCGAGCAGACCGGCGCGCAAGACGGCGACCTGATCTTCTTCGGCGCGGACAAGGCCAAGGTCGTCAACGACGCCATCGGCGCGCTGCGCGTGAAAATCGGTCACAGCGAGTTCGGCAAGAAAGCCGGCCTGTTCGAGGACGTGTGGAAGCCATTGTGGGTGGTCGACTTCCCGATGTTCGAGCACGACGAAGAAGCGGACCGCTGGACGGCAACCCACCATCCGTTCACGGCGCCGAAAGACGGCCATGAAGACATGCTGGAAAGCGATCCGGGCGCCTGCATCGCCAAGGCCTACGACATGGTCTTGAACGGTTGGGAACTGGGCGGCGGTTCGATCCGTATCCACCGCGAAGAAGTGCAAAGCAAGGTCTTCCGTGCACTGAAGATCGACGCCGAAGAAGCGCAGCTGAAATTCGGCTTCTTGCTCGACGCCCTGCAATACGGCGCGCCACCGCATGGTGGCCTGGCATTCGGCCTGGACCGTATCGTGACCATGATGACGGGTTCCGAATCGATCCGCGACGTGATCGCCTTCCCGAAAACCCAACGCGCGCAAGATTTGCTGACCCATGCGCCGTCGGAAGTGGACGAGAAGCAATTGCGCGAACTGCACATCCGTTTGCGCAGCGCCGAGCCTAAAGTAGTGTAA
- a CDS encoding DUF502 domain-containing protein yields MRKYFITGLLILVPLAITAWVLNLVISTMDQSLLLVPGSTQPSVWFGRKVPALSTIPGLGTVLTVLIVFFTGLLTNNLVGNYVVKLWEKLLQRIPIVNSLYSSVKQVSDTLFSPSGNAFRKAVLVPYPHQNSWTIAFLTGVPGGDAANHLVGDYVSVYVPTTPNPTSGFFLMMKRSDVVELDMSVDAALKYIVSMGVVAPAEVVAVPAPAAKE; encoded by the coding sequence ATGCGTAAATACTTTATTACCGGATTGCTGATTTTGGTTCCCTTGGCCATTACCGCCTGGGTCTTGAATCTGGTGATCAGCACGATGGACCAGTCGCTATTGCTGGTGCCCGGCAGTACGCAGCCTAGCGTATGGTTCGGCCGCAAGGTTCCCGCGCTGAGCACCATTCCCGGCCTGGGCACGGTATTGACGGTACTGATCGTGTTCTTCACGGGCTTGCTGACCAATAACCTGGTCGGCAATTACGTGGTGAAACTGTGGGAAAAATTGCTGCAACGCATACCCATCGTCAACTCCCTGTATTCGAGCGTCAAGCAAGTGTCGGATACCCTGTTTTCCCCGTCGGGCAATGCCTTCCGCAAGGCCGTGCTGGTGCCGTATCCGCACCAGAACTCCTGGACCATCGCTTTCCTGACCGGCGTGCCGGGCGGCGATGCGGCGAACCACCTGGTGGGCGACTATGTCAGCGTGTACGTGCCGACCACACCCAACCCGACGTCAGGCTTCTTCCTGATGATGAAGCGCAGCGATGTCGTCGAACTCGACATGAGCGTCGATGCGGCGCTCAAATATATCGTCTCGATGGGCGTGGTGGCGCCTGCGGAAGTTGTTGCTGTACCGGCCCCGGCAGCCAAAGAATAA
- a CDS encoding FmdB family zinc ribbon protein, with product MPIYAYRCDECGFAKDVLQKISDPVLTVCLSCGKPSFKKQLTAAGFQLKGTGWYATDFRGGTAPTTAIPTGPADGAKPTPAAESAPAAAPAPAPAAAAPKAD from the coding sequence ATGCCGATTTACGCTTACCGTTGTGACGAGTGTGGTTTTGCCAAGGATGTCTTGCAAAAGATCTCCGATCCAGTACTGACGGTGTGCCTGTCGTGCGGCAAGCCCAGTTTCAAGAAACAATTGACGGCCGCCGGTTTCCAATTGAAGGGCACTGGCTGGTACGCGACCGATTTCCGCGGCGGCACGGCGCCCACCACTGCCATTCCGACGGGCCCGGCCGATGGCGCCAAGCCCACCCCGGCCGCCGAGAGCGCGCCTGCTGCTGCGCCTGCCCCCGCCCCGGCTGCGGCCGCACCGAAAGCGGACTGA
- a CDS encoding methyltransferase produces the protein MADFNTRDPLSPAFWDERFEKQFTPWDQGGVPSRLRSFVAGSLAPLRCLIPGCGSAYELVFMLDHGWDATAIDFSPAAVAAARAVVGERAGQVVEADFFAWEAVAPLDLIYERAFLCAMPRAMWPQVAARWAQLLAPGAMLAGYFFFDDNAKGPPFGISREKLQELLAPHFDCLADEAVDDSITVFAGKERWMSWRRRAD, from the coding sequence ATGGCTGACTTCAATACCCGCGACCCGCTCTCGCCCGCATTCTGGGACGAGCGTTTCGAGAAGCAATTTACGCCCTGGGACCAGGGCGGCGTGCCGTCGCGCCTGCGCAGCTTTGTTGCCGGCAGTCTGGCGCCGCTGCGCTGCCTGATTCCCGGCTGCGGCTCGGCCTATGAACTGGTCTTCATGCTCGATCACGGCTGGGATGCCACGGCCATCGACTTTTCCCCGGCCGCCGTGGCTGCCGCGCGCGCCGTCGTCGGCGAACGGGCAGGGCAGGTGGTGGAAGCGGATTTTTTTGCCTGGGAAGCTGTTGCGCCGCTGGACCTGATCTATGAACGGGCTTTCCTGTGCGCCATGCCGCGCGCCATGTGGCCGCAAGTGGCGGCCCGCTGGGCGCAGCTGCTGGCGCCGGGCGCCATGCTGGCCGGTTACTTTTTCTTTGATGACAATGCCAAGGGACCGCCCTTTGGCATCTCTCGTGAGAAACTGCAGGAATTGCTGGCGCCGCATTTCGACTGCCTGGCCGACGAGGCCGTGGACGATTCCATAACCGTCTTCGCCGGCAAGGAGCGCTGGATGAGCTGGCGCCGCCGGGCGGACTGA
- the ubiB gene encoding ubiquinone biosynthesis regulatory protein kinase UbiB: protein MILKFLRLFKIIRVSIKYGLDEIAISGLQVPRTAKLIDTLIFWRDLSSPRGLRLRLALEELGPIFVKFGQVLSTRRDLMPPDIAEELARLQDRVPPFDSDLAIAQITKSLGAHPDQLFARFEREPVASASIAQVHFATLKDGREVAVKVLRPGMKKLIDEDVALMHIAADWTSRLWADSKRLKPKEVVGEFDKYLHDELDLMREAANASQLRRNFANSDLLMVPEMYWDYCSSSVIVMERMVGIPVSQTDRLVAAGVDLRKLSSDGVEIFFTQVFRDGFFHADMHPGNILVSIAPESFGRYIALDFGIVGTLNDYDKDYLSQNFLAFFRRDYKRVAEAHIESGWAPKDTRVDELEAAVRACCEPIFDRPLKDISFGQVLLRLFQTSRRFNVEVQPQLVLLQKTLLNIEGLGRQLDPELDLWQTAKPYLEKWMSNQVGPQGFMERLRAEAPRYAHIFPQLPRLLHQALTVHGEPRENDVELMKTLLAEQRQTNRLLSFIVYFVGAFALGALGLQVFMRWHQLPF from the coding sequence ATGATATTGAAATTCCTGCGCCTGTTTAAGATCATCCGTGTTTCCATCAAGTACGGTCTGGATGAGATAGCGATTTCTGGTCTGCAAGTTCCCCGCACCGCCAAATTGATCGACACCCTGATTTTCTGGCGCGACCTGTCGTCGCCACGGGGCTTGCGCCTGCGCCTGGCGCTGGAAGAGCTGGGCCCGATTTTCGTCAAATTCGGCCAGGTGCTGTCGACCCGGCGCGACCTGATGCCGCCCGATATCGCCGAAGAATTGGCGCGCCTGCAAGACCGGGTGCCGCCTTTCGATTCCGACCTGGCCATCGCACAGATCACCAAGTCGCTTGGCGCGCACCCGGATCAGTTGTTTGCCCGCTTCGAGCGCGAGCCCGTGGCGTCCGCCTCGATTGCCCAGGTGCATTTCGCCACCCTGAAAGATGGCCGTGAAGTGGCCGTGAAGGTCTTGCGTCCAGGCATGAAAAAGCTGATCGACGAAGACGTGGCCCTGATGCACATCGCCGCCGACTGGACCAGCCGCCTGTGGGCCGACAGCAAGCGCCTGAAGCCGAAAGAGGTGGTGGGCGAGTTCGACAAATACTTGCACGACGAGCTGGACCTGATGCGCGAAGCGGCTAACGCCAGCCAGCTGCGCCGCAATTTCGCCAATTCGGACTTGCTGATGGTGCCGGAAATGTACTGGGATTACTGTTCCAGCAGCGTCATCGTCATGGAGCGCATGGTTGGGATTCCCGTGTCGCAGACCGACCGCCTGGTGGCGGCTGGCGTCGACTTGCGCAAGCTGTCCAGCGATGGCGTGGAAATTTTCTTCACGCAAGTGTTCCGCGACGGTTTTTTCCATGCGGACATGCATCCGGGGAATATTCTCGTGTCGATCGCCCCCGAATCGTTTGGCCGCTATATCGCGCTCGACTTCGGCATCGTGGGCACGTTGAACGATTACGACAAGGATTATCTGTCGCAAAACTTCCTCGCCTTCTTCCGCCGCGACTACAAGCGCGTGGCCGAGGCGCACATCGAATCGGGCTGGGCGCCGAAAGACACGCGCGTCGATGAGCTGGAAGCGGCCGTGCGCGCCTGCTGCGAGCCGATCTTCGACCGTCCGCTGAAGGATATCTCGTTCGGCCAGGTGCTGCTGCGCCTGTTCCAGACCTCGCGCCGCTTCAATGTGGAAGTGCAGCCGCAACTGGTGCTGCTGCAAAAGACGCTGCTCAATATCGAAGGCCTGGGCCGCCAGCTGGACCCGGAACTGGACCTGTGGCAAACGGCCAAGCCCTACCTGGAAAAATGGATGAGCAACCAGGTGGGGCCGCAAGGCTTCATGGAGCGCCTGCGCGCCGAGGCGCCCCGTTATGCGCATATCTTCCCGCAACTGCCGCGCTTGCTGCACCAGGCCTTGACGGTGCATGGCGAACCGCGCGAAAACGATGTGGAATTGATGAAAACCTTGCTGGCAGAGCAACGCCAGACGAACCGTTTGCTGAGCTTTATCGTGTATTTCGTGGGCGCCTTCGCCCTCGGTGCGCTGGGCTTGCAAGTGTTCATGCGCTGGCATCAACTGCCGTTTTAA
- a CDS encoding SCP2 sterol-binding domain-containing protein, with protein MAPLSDLSLMTPVIATINHLLAQEPWARQQLAVHAGKLACIDTGAVALRLRVDSAGMLEAAPADMPANVTIRVKLSDVPLILQNRERAFSYVKIEGDAEFANAISQLSKGLRWEAEHDLEKVVGPMLATRLVSGAKDAAAFVRTGQQKLAENVAEYFLDEQPMLIRPSTLQEYSAGVTRVRDDVERLAKRLARLEKAAAALQPQSSSPDLST; from the coding sequence ATGGCACCACTTTCCGATCTTTCCCTGATGACGCCCGTCATCGCGACAATCAACCATTTGCTGGCGCAAGAGCCGTGGGCGCGCCAGCAGTTGGCCGTGCACGCCGGCAAGCTGGCCTGCATCGACACGGGCGCCGTGGCCTTGCGCCTGCGCGTCGACAGCGCCGGAATGCTGGAAGCGGCGCCAGCCGACATGCCGGCCAACGTCACCATCCGGGTGAAATTGTCCGATGTGCCGCTGATCCTGCAAAACCGCGAGCGGGCGTTTTCCTACGTCAAGATCGAAGGCGATGCCGAGTTTGCCAATGCGATTTCGCAATTGAGCAAGGGCTTGCGCTGGGAAGCCGAGCACGACCTGGAAAAGGTAGTCGGTCCCATGCTGGCCACGCGCCTCGTGTCCGGCGCGAAAGATGCCGCCGCCTTTGTCCGCACGGGCCAGCAAAAGCTGGCGGAAAATGTGGCTGAATATTTTCTCGACGAACAGCCCATGCTGATCCGTCCTTCCACCTTGCAAGAGTATTCCGCTGGCGTGACGCGCGTGCGCGATGACGTCGAACGCCTGGCCAAGCGCCTTGCCCGGCTGGAAAAGGCGGCCGCCGCCCTCCAGCCGCAGTCCTCCTCACCGGATTTGTCTACATGA